Proteins from a single region of Sesamum indicum cultivar Zhongzhi No. 13 linkage group LG5, S_indicum_v1.0, whole genome shotgun sequence:
- the LOC105162740 gene encoding LRR receptor kinase BAK1-like has product MAAIHVLVFVALTVLSLCLLASANSEGDALYALRRSLSDPDKVLQSWDPNLVNPCTWFHVTCNQDNRVTRVDLGNSNLSGHLVPELGKLDHLQYLELYKNKIQGSIPVELGNLKSLISLDLYNNNISGRIPPSLGNLKSLVFLRLNDNQLNGPIPKSLASISTLKVVDVSNNNLCGPIPTTGSFEHIPLNNFENNPRLEGPELQGLASYDTNCS; this is encoded by the exons ATGGCCGCCATCCATGTCTTGGTATTTGTTGCCCTAACTGTTCTTTCGTTGTGCCTGCTGGCGAGTGCGAATTCCGAGGGTGACGCGCTCTACGCGCTTCGCCGGAGCTTGTCGGACCCGGATAAGGTGCTTCAGAGCTGGGATCCGAACCTCGTAAACCCCTGCACCTGGTTTCATGTCACTTGCAACCAAGACAACCGCGTTACCCgtgt GGACCTTGGCAACTCAAATTTGTCTGGTCATCTGGTGCCTGAGCTTGGGAAACTTGATCATCTGCAGTATCT AGAGCTTTACAAGAATAAGATTCAAGGATCAATTCCAGTTGAGCTTGGTAACTTGAAGAGCCTAATAAGTTTGGATCTCTACAACAACAATATATCTGGAAGAATACCTCCATCACTGGGAAACTTGAAGTCTCTTGTCTTCCT GCGTCTCAATGATAATCAGCTAAATGGGCCAATCCCAAAGTCACTTGCTAGTATATCTACCTTGAAAGTTGT GGATGTCTCTAATAATAACTTGTGTGGTCCAATACCGACTACTGGTTCATTTGAGCACATCCCCTTAAATAA CTTTGAGAACAACCCTCGTCTGGAAGGTCCAGAGCTGCAGGGACTTGCTAGTTATGACACAAACTGCTCATAG
- the LOC105162739 gene encoding uncharacterized protein LOC105162739 — protein MPNHYASARKVNDEHAGSDNEKSDADSFDSEMVNVDLLESPPHSPWKHVDDPEDEDGDEDEDEDVDDDESEEHDDASDSGTDQAESSSPDASVADIMPMLDELHPLLDDDAPQPAEMSRHGSEAARGRSPQSSASSNELDDETDNQADDDNEDDEAPEKEELTKSAITWTEEDQKNLMDLGSSEIERNQRLENVIMRRRARKYMSMVPEINLIDFESSDSPFHIAPITTTRQNPFDVPNDSYYNSGLPPVPGSAPSSLLPRRNPFDIPFESSEEKSNIMGDGFQEEFTTSQSRESFFRRHESFNVGPAVFAQNKQEKQEFRLRPYFVPVQMIPEESSYSSFLRQSSELSDSKASSISETESVGSVEELEEQKPAEDNPREIEVISRTEEVILKQSSVGQELVSKTGASEEDVPQEPKLISEIKHVSEQIGHGSQSSEEESLIDKRYSTSSRSSSFSEVSERVFTETKGETEGVGALDILRQNSVGSTDLSATSPLVDEVPQKEPVYDTSPPAIRKSFSFASSSFDLHAESDPSFAPVVVKRTVTFVERDPDVIGQEKEKEIMTLPELLKLHLAGDLDSGRVDNDGQNDNTSSDVSGADQRCESQGVPAVPYKSCVKAPLEEKHMDQRTGDQGPSSSSSGDKSLGESEQEKHLQISKTESLLTVTVLPFKGRREEERFIDKKETVVSSNSHAEVFHEANERLMSTPSAGANTPTFYDAGMHEPNFEHVEEVQVPNTPVDSCERMRHVDLNIQEIYELDSDRSPNINSPFTPDYSSMPSTASEEATKEIDEGLLSDLENAGDVHVIERGSGSNEFKEIPKKAESTSGGTEVMVQSAKASDHCQVDRAAASGMPKVEDINVVHKQFGDKEIEKPVLLVQHRTEPVTGETIAEHFESRKLYIKTSRKDSAHEPTILEARDANLGNKKVNDGSVGSREFPDPVNDFLRVVDSGETQGTSEVHVAKTTASESTSLPPMKAVDGNLEKEPKPKTSDGSVEVKEEKPGSSVGKETSVEGIGSNVGSTKVNAETPKGTSRKEISSDTRSVEVETEKLKQASVGENSGNDGSAQVKVEKEKGLSPNGNSGNDGSAEVKAEQAGSSVGKEASAKEINGSVGSVEVKVERMKELSAEEISSDAGSTEVEAEKESGLEEISSSAGLVETKTEQLQASAKESSSTDGSVYVKVEKPTEASVKETSSSGGSIDAEAEKTGSYMDKETSGKELSSNNNGLAEVKEEKVSFMGKEPSVRDTSSPDGSVRVEAQKIGSSLASLKEISIIATEKRDHRFRAPSDL, from the exons ATGCCGAATCATTATGCATCTGCCCGAAAGGTGAATGATGAACATGCAGGATCAGACAATGAGAAATCAGATGCAGATTCCTTTGATTCTGAGATGGTGAATGTGGATTTGCTGGAGTCTCCTCCTCATTCTCCTTGGAAACATGTAGATGACCCAGAGGATGAGGATGGggatgaggatgaggatgaggatgTGGATGATGATGAGAGTGAGGAACATGACGATGCTTCGGATTCTGGGACTGATCAGGCTGAGAGTTCGTCTCCAGACGCCTCAGTGGCTGACATAATGCCAATGCTTGATGAGCTTCATCCCCTTTTGGATGATGATGCTCCACAGCCTGCTGAAATGTCACGTCATGGCTCTGAGGCAGCACGTGGACGGTCTCCACAATCCAGTGCCAGTAGTAATGAGTTGGATGATGAAACTGACAATCAAGCAGACGATGAcaatgaagatgatgaagcACCAGAAAAGGAAGAACTTACGAAGTCTGCCATTACATGGACAGAAGAGGACCAAAAGAATCTCATGGATTTGGGGAGTTCTGAGATTGAAAGGAACCAACGGTTGGAGAATGTGATCATGAGGAGGAGAGCACGGAAGTATATGAGCATGGTGCCAGAAATAAACTTGATAGACTTTGAAAGTTCTGATTCTCCATTCCATATTGCGCCCATCACGACAACAAGACAAAACCCGTTCGATGTTCCTAATGATTCTTACTACAATTCAGGACTACCTCCAGTTCCTGGTTCAGCTCCTTCTAGTTTATTACCAAGAAGGAACCCCTTTGATATTCCTTTTGAGTCAAGTGAAGAGAAGTCAAATATAATGGGAGATGGATTTCAAGAGGAGTTTACAACATCGCAATCAAGAGAATCATTCTTTAGAAGACATGAGAGTTTTAATGTAGGACCTGCAGTTTTTGCACAAAACAAACAAGAGAAGCAAGAATTCAGATTGAGGCCCTACTTTGTTCCAGTACAGATGATTCCAGAAGAATCAAGCTATTCATCATTTCTACGCCAATCAAGTGAACTGAGTGACTCCAAAGCGAGTTCTATTTCTGAAACAGAATCAGTTGGTTCGGTCGAGGAGCTGGAAGAGCAGAAGCCTGCAGAAGATAATCCTCGAGAGATAGAGGTGATTTCGAGGACTGAAGAAGTCATTCTAAAGCAGTCATCGGTTGGTCAAGAGCTTGTTTCCAAGACGGGAGCCTCTGAAGAAGATGTACCTCAGGAACCAAAGCTGATCTCTGAGATAAAGCATGTCTCCGAGCAGATTGGACATGGAAGCCAATCTTCAGAAGAAGAATCGTTGATCGATAAGAGGTACAGTACAAGTTCAAGATCGTCATCATTTTCAGAAGTGAGTGAAAGGGTCTTCACAGAGACAAAAGGTGAAACTGAAGGCGTAGGAGCGCTGGACATCTTAAGACAAAATTCAGTGGGAAGCACTGATCTGAGTGCTACCAGTCCCCTGGTTGATGAAGTCCCTCAGAAGGAGCCTGTTTATGATACAAGCCCCCCCGCAATCAGGAAGAGCTTCTCATTCGCCTCTAGCTCTTTTGATCTGCATGCAGAGTCTGATCCGAGTTTTGCACCCGTGGTGGTCAAACGGACAGTAACATTTGTCGAGAGAGATCCTGATGTGATTGGTCaggaaaaagagaaggagatCATGACGTTGCCAGAACTGTTGAAGCTTCATCTAGCAGGTGACCTTGACTCTGGACGAGTAGATAATGATGGACAAAATGATAATACAAGCTCTGATGTCTCAGGAGCTGATCAGAGATGCGAAAGTCAAGGTGTTCCAGCAGTGCCCTACAAATCATGTGTTAAAGCTCCGCTAGAGGAAAAACATATGGATCAACGTACAGGGGATCAAGGTCCCAGTTCTAGTTCTTCTGGTGATAAAAGTCTAGGTGAATCAGAGCAGGAAAAACATTTACAAATTTCCAAAACAGAGTCTCTCCTTACTGTAACAGTACTACCATTTAAGGGTCGACGAGAAGAGGAACGTTTCATTGACAAGAAAGAAACCGTTGTATCATCAAATTCTCATGCTGAAGTTTTCCATGAAGCAAATGAGAGGTTAATGTCTACACCTTCGGCTGGAGCAAACACACCTACCTTTTATGATGCAGGGATGCATGAGCCGAACTTTGAACATGTCGAAGAAGTGCAG GTGCCAAACACTCCGGTTGATTCATGTGAGAGGATGCGACATGTGGATTTGAACATACAAGAGATCTATGAGCTTGACAGTGATCGATCACCAAATATCAATTCTCCATTTACTCCTGACTATAGTTCCATGCCATCCACTGCTTCTGAGGAAGCTACCAAGGAAATTGATGAAGGACTGTTGTCAGACTTAGAAAATGCTGGGGATGTTCATGTCATAGAACGGGGATCCGGATCAAATGAGTTCAAAGAAATTCCCAAGAAAGCTGAATCAACATCTGGGGGAACTGAAGTCATGGTGCAAAGTGCTAAGGCTTCTGATCACTGTCAGGTTGATAGGGCTGCAGCTTCTGGAATGCCTAAAGTTGAAGATATCAATGTGGTACATAAACAGTTTGGTGATAAGGAGATTGAAAAGCCCGTTCTTTTGGTTCAACACCGAACTGAACCGGTAACTGGTGAGACCATAGCTGAGCATTTTGAGAGTCGTAAACTGTACATAAAGACAAGTAGAAAGGACTCTGCTCATGAGCCAACAATTCTTGAAGCGAGAGACGCTAATTTGGGAAATAAGAAAGTTAATGATGGCAGCGTAGGGAGTCGCGAATTTCCTGATCCAGTAAATGACTTTCTGCGTGTGGTTGATTCAGGAGAAACTCAAGGAACTTCTGAAGTGCATGTTGCTAAAACCACTGCTTCAGAAAGtacaagtttgcctccaatgAAAGCTGTAGATGGTAACTTGGAGAAAGAGCCGAAGCCAAAAACCAGTGATGGATCAGTGGAAGTGAAGGAGGAAAAACCTGGTTCATCTGTGGGCAAGGAGACAAGTGTAGAAGGAATTGGCAGCAATGTTGGATCAACAAAAGTCAACGCAGAAACACCAAAGGGGACaagtagaaaagaaataagcAGCGATACCAGATCAGTAGAAGTCGAGACAGAAAAACTGAAACAAGCAAGTGTAGGAGAAAACAGCGGTAATGATGGATCTGCACAAGTCAAggtagaaaaagaaaaggggctAAGTCCAAATGGAAACAGTGGCAATGATGGATCAGCAGAAGTCAAGGCAGAACAGGCAGGTTCTTCTGTGGGCAAGGAGGCAAGtgcaaaagaaataaatggcAGTGTTGGATCAGTAGAGGTCAAGGTAGAAAGAATGAAGGAGCTGAGTGCAGAAGAAATCAGCAGCGATGCTGGATCAACAGAAGTAGAGGCAGAAAAGGAGTCAGGTTTAGAAGAAATCAGCAGTAGTGCTGGATTAGTAGAAACAAAGACAGAACAACTACAGGCAAGTGCAAAAGAAAGCAGCAGCACTGATGGATCAGTATATGTTAAGGTTGAAAAACCAACGGAGGCAAGTGTGAAAGAAACTAGCAGCAGTGGTGGATCGATAGACGCTGAGGCAGAAAAAACAGGCTCGTATATGGACAAGGAGACAAGTGGAAAAGAACTCAGCAGCAACAACAATGGATTGGCAGAAGTTAAGGAAGAGAAAGTTTCATTTATGGGCAAGGAGCCAAGTGTAAGAGATACAAGCAGCCCTGATGGATCAGTAAGGGTGGAGGCACAAAAAATAGGTTCGTCGTTGGCAAGTTTAAAAGAAATCAGCATCATTGCTACTGAAAAGAGGGACCATAGATTCAGAGCACCATCAGACTTGTGA
- the LOC105162738 gene encoding chaperone protein dnaJ 72 yields MDHYKVLGVHKNSSKEEIKQAFRKLAMEFHPDKHSQSSKHLRDSATLKFKQLSEAYETLVDDRKRAEYNIKSSAYGTHPSKRYDYHYGGGGGGGAYTYSNPYGYGYGYSGSARRSGGDGIYTKFEMGLRFLTTKSFLLNATFVGVLLGGMYIVDAGSKALWKTRNPGKSFEEAMESVEKAKARKDSSY; encoded by the exons atggATCACTACAAGGTATTGGGGGTGCACAAGAACTCGAGCAAGGAAGAAATAAAGCAAGCTTTCCGGAAATTGGCCATGGAATTCCACCCGGACAAGCATTCCCAGTCCTCCAAGCATCTGAGAGATTCCGCCACCCTCAAATTCAAGCAGCTGTCCGAGGCGTACGAGACTCTCGTTGATGATCGAAAGCGCGCcgagtataatattaaaagcAGCGCTTATGGGACTCATCCGAGTAAACGATATGATTACCATTACggtggcggtggcggtggcggCGCTTATACTTATAGCAATCCTTATGGTTACGGTTATGGGTATAGTGGGTCGGCGAGAAGAAGCGGCGGCGACGGTATTTATACGAAATTTGAGATGGGTCTTCGGTTTCTCACCACGAAGAGTTTTCTTCTCAATGCCACATTTGTCGG TGTTTTGTTAGGTGGGATGTACATAGTTGATGCTGGCAGCAAGGCCCTATGGAAAACACGTAATCCTGGG AAATCTTTTGAAGAGGCAATGGAATCTGTAGAAAAAGCTAAAGCACGCAAGGACAGCTCTTATTGA
- the LOC105162741 gene encoding calmodulin-7, which produces MADQLTDDQISEFKEAFSLFDKDGDGCITTKELGTVMRSLGQNPTEAELQDMINEVDADGNGTIDFPEFLNLMARKMKDTDSEEELKEAFRVFDKDQNGFISAAELRHVMTNLGEKLTDEEVDEMIREADVDGDGQINYEEFVKVMMAK; this is translated from the exons ATGGCGGATCAGTTGACTGATGACCAGATCTCTGAGTTCAAGGAGGCCTTCAGCCTTTTTGATAAGGATGGAGATG GTTGCATCACCACCAAGGAGCTTGGAACTGTAATGAGATCCCTGGGCCAGAACCCCACTGAGGCCGAGCTCCAGGATATGATTAATGAGGTTGATGCCGATGGTAATGGAACCATCGACTTCCCAGAGTTCTTGAACCTCATGGCCAGGAAGATGAAGGATACTGACTCCGAAGAGGAGCTTAAAGAGGCATTCCGTGTTTTTGACAAGGATCAGAATGGTTTCATCTCAGCTGCGGAGCTTCGTCATGTAATGACCAACCTTGGCGAGAAGCTCACCGATGAGGAAGTAGACGAGATGATTAGGGAAGCAGATGTCGATGGTGATGGGCAAATCAATTATGAAGAATTTGTCAAGGTTATGATGGCCAAGTGA